Part of the candidate division KSB1 bacterium genome is shown below.
TTCGCCTCGGTGTGCTGGCGCTGCCCGTGGTGCCCATATGTTGTCTATCGGGTGATCCCCCTTGCCCTCAAGGAGGAATCGTGGTGCCTGCCCCCAGGCGCACCAAGCAAAACAGTTCGAGCCCAATTTACGAAACAGAGGGAAAAATGTCAAGACCTTTTTGGGGTCGTTACAGGATTTTCACAGCTCAGCGCACGTCGATGACCTCCGCCCCCTGGGGAACCTGAAAGCTGAAGAGGGAAGCGGGCACCGACACGTTTACCTCCACGTCGCGCAACTCATAGATGTGCACGTTGTCGTTCACGTCGGTCTGCTCCACCCGCACCGGCACCCACAGGGTACGATCCACCCACAGGCGGACTCTGACAATAAAAGCCTCCTGCTTAGGGCTCAGCTCTACGAGGTAGCACCGTCGGTCACCAAGGGTCTCTTCCCCTTTGAGTTCTGCGCGATACCCTTCGGCGTAACGTACCATCAGGTCGCGCATGAGCGGGGCATCTGCTGACTTGCCCAGCGCATCCACAATCACCTGCTTGTTCGTCTTCGAATAGTTCCACACCGTCTTGCCGTCGGTCACCACCACCTGGTCATCGGTCTCGATGTAGTAGCGGTCGCCCTTTGCTGCCACCAGGGTGCCGGAGGTAGTCTGGCGTTCGCCCACCAGCTTCCACTCAAAGGTTTGGGTAAAACGCGCCCGGAAGGTGTTGAGCGACTCGAAGGTGTTCCTCACCTTCCGCACCACTGCCGGGCCGTCCATCCCCTGTGCGGCGACAGAAGAGGCCAGGCACGCCGTGCTCGCGATCACCAATATCCGTTGCCACCGGGGCACTGCCATCGCTTGTGTCCTCCTTCTCTCCAAATCTACAGCAGGCCCATTTCCGCCAGGCCGTCCTCGTCCACCAGCACCTCTCGCGCCTTGGCCCCCTCGAACGGCCCCACGATACCCGCCGCCTCCAACTCGTCGATGAGGCGCGCCGCCCGGGAGTAGCCCACCTTCAGCCGGCGCTGCAATATGGACACCGAACCCTGCTGGTGCGTCACCACAATGCGCGCCGCCTCGGCAAAGAGCGGGTCGCGTTCCCTTTCCCCGCGCAATCCTACAGCACCGGGCGCCTCCTCCAGCCACGCCGGCAACACAAACTTGGGCTGCACCTTCGGCTGGCGGTAGATGTGCTCGATGAGTCGCGTGATCTCCTCGGTGGAGATGTAGGCGCTGTGCAGGCGGATGGGCTCCGGTGAGGCCGGCGGCAAAAAGAGCATATCTCCCCGGCCCAACAGCTGCTCCGCGCCGTTCTGGTCGATGATCGTACGCGAGTCCACCTTCGAGGCCACCTGGAAGGCGATGCGCGCCGGAAAGTTGGCCTTGATCACGCCGGTGATCACATCCACCGAGGGGCGCTGGGTGGCGACGATGAGGTGAATGCCCACGGCGCGGCTCATCTGCGTCAGGCGGGCGATGGGCTCTTCCACCTCCCGCGCCGCCGTCAGCATCAGGTCCGCCAACTCATCGATGATCAGCACCACATACTCGATAGGTCGCGCCGGCTGCCCATCCCGCCCCTTGATCTGCCGCTTCTTCACCCGCTGGTTGTACTCCTCGATGTTCCGCACGCCTGCCTCGTTGAGAACGCGGTAGCGGCGCTCCATCTCCACCTCCAGGCTGCGCAACACGGCAATGGCGTTGGAGGCGTTGGTCACCACCGTCTCATCCAGCCCCTCCAGGTAGGTGACGTGGTGGTCCCGCAAGCGACTGTAGGCGCTCAGCTCCAGGCGCTTGGGGTCCACCAGCACCAGCTGCACCTGCGACGGGTGCGCCTTGAACAGGATGCTGGCGATGATGGCGTTCAGGCACACACTCTTGCCAGAACCGGTCGAGCCGCCGATCAACAGGTGGGGCATGGTCGCCAGGTCTGCGGTAAAGATCTCGCCGGAGATGGTCTTGCCCATGGCCATGGTGAGGACCGATTCGGCCTCTTGGAACTGGGGCGAGTCGATGACCTCGCGCAAATAGACCGTTGCCGGTCTTGGGTTCGGGATCTCGATGCCCACCGCGGCTTTCCCGGGGATTGGCGCCACAATGCGGATGCGGCGTGCGCGCAGCACTAGCGCCAGGTCGTCGGCCAGGCTGGTGAACTGGTTCACCTTGACCCCTACCGCCGGTTCCACTTCGTAGCGGGTGATCACCGGGCCGGGGTTGATCTCCACCACCCGGCCGCGCACGCCAAAGTCGCGCAGGCGTGTCTCCAAAAGGCGGGCGTTTTCCAGCAACTCCTCGCGCGTGAGCGCCGCCCCACGCTCCGGGGGCGCATCCAAGAGCTCCGGGCTGGGGAACTGGTACTCCGCCTGCTCCTCCTGTGGCCGGGGCTGTTCGACCTTGGGAACGGCGACCACAGGCCTAGGCGTCGGCCCAGGCATGCGCAACTCCAACTGAGGTGGCTCAGCCACGGGCTCTGTCACTGAAGCCGCCTTAGCCGGGGGCGTGGTCGGTTTAGGCGGCGCTCCTTCCTCCACTGCCGCTCGCAGCAGCTCCTGCTGCCGCACACGAGTTTCTCTGTCCTGGCGCCTAACCACCTGCCGCCTGCGGAACTGCTGCCACCACCCTCGCGCCCTCTCCCCCAGGCGACCTACCGCCTCGCCTAGGCTCACCTGCGTCGCGGAAATGACCATCACCATCATCACTGCGGTGAGAAAGATCACACAGCCGGTCAGCCCCAACAGGCCCACCAGCAACTTGGCCATTGCAAGCCCCAGCGCTCCGGCCATCTCTCCAGCATGAAAGTCACCGTCCTGCACCGCCACCTCAGGCAGGGCAAGCAGAATCGAGGCGTAAAAGGCTAATGCGAGGATGTGGACGCTCCAGCGCCGCGCTGCACCCGCCGGCTGATGCCGAAATAGCACCCACCCCCACAATATGCTCAGAAGAGGGAGCACCACCGAAGGGTAACCGATCGTGTAACGGAACAAAAAGTGGGACACATACGCACCAGCAAGGCCCAGCAGATTCCGCGCCGAGCCGAACGAGACCTTGCCCGGCTGTTCCTCGGGATGGTGGGACAATAAGCCGAGCATGAGCATGATGCCGAGGTAAATGAGCATCACGCCCAGGATCTCCACCCGGCGCATAGCTTCCACAGTTTCCTGCGGTTTTGCCCGCCTGAGTGTTCGCATGTCCCGCTCGCTAATCTTCACGGCGCGCCCACCTCCTTGCACCGCCTGATCGCTTCCTTGAGCACACGGGCGTTGGCCTCCACGTCTCCGTCAAGCAGGGCGGAGATGACTGCTACCCCGTCTGCACCTGCTGCCATTACCTCCGCCACTCGCCCTGCCGTGATGCCGCCAATCGCCACCACTGGGCAGCCAACCCGGCGCCGAATCTCCCGAAGGGTCTCCAACGTGGTCATGTCCGCATCGCACTTGCTGCCGGTGGGAAACACTGCTCCCACCCCCAAATAGTCCGCGCCCTCTGCAGCAGCAAGTACGGCCTCCTCCACCGTGCTGGCGGACACACCGACGATGAGCTTGCCACCGGCCACACGCCGCACCGCGGCGACCGGCAAGTCCTCCTGACCCACGTGTACCCCATCAGCCTGGACCGCCAGCGCCACATCGAGCCGATCGTTGACAATGAACGGCACCCGATGGGCCGCACACACCTCGCGGCAGCGCAACGACTGCGCATAAAAAGTGCGGCCAGACGAAACCTTGTCCCGGTACTGCACCACGGTCACCCCGCCGGCGATGGCTGCCTCCGTGACCTCGGCCACGTCCCGTCCGCGCAGCCAGCCGCAGTCGATGATGCCGTAGAGAGAAAAGTCGATGCTGTGCGCTGGTTGCTTCACTTTTCGCGCTCTGATCACCGCCCGAGGCCTTTTCTAAGCACGGCCATGCCGGCATCCAGTGCCCCAATGCGCCTCTGAGTCTAAGACAGGCCGCCTCGCCACCTCGGCGTTTGTCGCCTCCCTACCGGCGGCCCGCCCGAATAACGCCCTCTGCATAGACCGGCACCACGTCATAGGCGTCAACTTCTGCGCAAACCGCCAGGTCCTGTTGCAGGCCGAGTGTGGTCAAGAAGCGCCCATGTTCACTCTTTTGCAGCACACGCAGCGGACGGCGACGCCCCGCGAAAAAGCGCAACGCTGCCTGCGCTGCGTCGCTCAGCTCCACTTGGCGCGGCAACAGCTTCCGGAGGCGGTCGATGATCATGCCGGCACAAAAGCAGTCCTCCGCGGAGAAACGCCCCTCCCGCCCCGCACAGACCAGCAGGACATCGCGCCCTTCTTCTGCCAGCGTCTTTGCCACAGCCCCGACATTGACCAGTGCCCCCACAAACACCGCTGCCCCGTTCTGCACCAGGCGAAACAGCCGTGACCCGTTTGTGCTGGAAAATACTATGGTGCTCTCACGCACCGTAGCGGCACGGTATT
Proteins encoded:
- a CDS encoding 2-phosphosulfolactate phosphatase; this translates as MKLDVCLVPGELSNCPVAQRAVVVIDVLRASTTMITAFAHGCRALIPVEEVEEAKRIAATIGDEHVLLGGERGGLRIEGFTLGNSPREYRAATVRESTIVFSSTNGSRLFRLVQNGAAVFVGALVNVGAVAKTLAEEGRDVLLVCAGREGRFSAEDCFCAGMIIDRLRKLLPRQVELSDAAQAALRFFAGRRRPLRVLQKSEHGRFLTTLGLQQDLAVCAEVDAYDVVPVYAEGVIRAGRR
- the thiE gene encoding thiamine phosphate synthase → MRARKVKQPAHSIDFSLYGIIDCGWLRGRDVAEVTEAAIAGGVTVVQYRDKVSSGRTFYAQSLRCREVCAAHRVPFIVNDRLDVALAVQADGVHVGQEDLPVAAVRRVAGGKLIVGVSASTVEEAVLAAAEGADYLGVGAVFPTGSKCDADMTTLETLREIRRRVGCPVVAIGGITAGRVAEVMAAGADGVAVISALLDGDVEANARVLKEAIRRCKEVGAP
- a CDS encoding outer membrane lipoprotein carrier protein LolA, whose product is MAVPRWQRILVIASTACLASSVAAQGMDGPAVVRKVRNTFESLNTFRARFTQTFEWKLVGERQTTSGTLVAAKGDRYYIETDDQVVVTDGKTVWNYSKTNKQVIVDALGKSADAPLMRDLMVRYAEGYRAELKGEETLGDRRCYLVELSPKQEAFIVRVRLWVDRTLWVPVRVEQTDVNDNVHIYELRDVEVNVSVPASLFSFQVPQGAEVIDVR
- a CDS encoding DNA translocase FtsK is translated as MKISERDMRTLRRAKPQETVEAMRRVEILGVMLIYLGIMLMLGLLSHHPEEQPGKVSFGSARNLLGLAGAYVSHFLFRYTIGYPSVVLPLLSILWGWVLFRHQPAGAARRWSVHILALAFYASILLALPEVAVQDGDFHAGEMAGALGLAMAKLLVGLLGLTGCVIFLTAVMMVMVISATQVSLGEAVGRLGERARGWWQQFRRRQVVRRQDRETRVRQQELLRAAVEEGAPPKPTTPPAKAASVTEPVAEPPQLELRMPGPTPRPVVAVPKVEQPRPQEEQAEYQFPSPELLDAPPERGAALTREELLENARLLETRLRDFGVRGRVVEINPGPVITRYEVEPAVGVKVNQFTSLADDLALVLRARRIRIVAPIPGKAAVGIEIPNPRPATVYLREVIDSPQFQEAESVLTMAMGKTISGEIFTADLATMPHLLIGGSTGSGKSVCLNAIIASILFKAHPSQVQLVLVDPKRLELSAYSRLRDHHVTYLEGLDETVVTNASNAIAVLRSLEVEMERRYRVLNEAGVRNIEEYNQRVKKRQIKGRDGQPARPIEYVVLIIDELADLMLTAAREVEEPIARLTQMSRAVGIHLIVATQRPSVDVITGVIKANFPARIAFQVASKVDSRTIIDQNGAEQLLGRGDMLFLPPASPEPIRLHSAYISTEEITRLIEHIYRQPKVQPKFVLPAWLEEAPGAVGLRGERERDPLFAEAARIVVTHQQGSVSILQRRLKVGYSRAARLIDELEAAGIVGPFEGAKAREVLVDEDGLAEMGLL